The genome window GGCAAGGGCACCAGGTAGCGGGTATCTAGGGTGATAGTCGCTGCTGCGTCATGTAGTTCGCCTTTAATCAGGTAGCAGTACGGCGAGGCTGTGGCCGTTTCAATGGAGAAATAGGCTACCTCGCCCACCATCGTAAAACCCTCCAGCCCTTCGTACACCTGGCCGGCGCTGTCCAACCGGGCCCGGATCTTATCCAGATTCAGTAGGGCGTACTTCTTGTAGGTTAACGCCTGGGTTTCTTTCGCCAGCTGGGCGTTGATGCTACCCAAATCCAGGGCATATACCTTGGCCTCGGCGCGCTCCTGCAAGCGGCTCTCCGAGAGTAGCAGCAAGTGGTTGTTGTGGCGATAAAGCCCGGAGAACTGGTTGTTGCGGTCCGCAATTTCCGCCGGTAGGGTAATGCCCTGAATGGTGAACTTGGGCTTCTGGGCGCACACGGCAAAACTGCCACACAGCAGCGCAGCTAGCAGAAAATATTTCATAGACGCAAGACAAATTAGCTTCTAAAGGTAGGCCACGACGCATATCTGGCAACTGCCGCCCGCGTCTTACCCCTGCAAGCGTACTTCGGCTTTGCCCTCAGCCCAGTGCCATGCGTTTCGGCGCCATTTCTTGATTATAATCCTGAATCACCCGCCGCAGAATCCCCATATCGTGGGGACAGTGCTGGGCGAATTCTTCCCAGTTGGTGAGCGTCAGCACGGGCGGCATTTCTGCAATGGCTACAATAGAATCCCAGAAAGCATCCCAACTCGGACCGTACCACTCCTCAAAGCCCAGCTTCTCTTTAAATAGCTGGTGAATGGCAACTTTGCTGGTAATGCCAGTCAGGTCAAGGGTCATGGTAAAGTGCTAGTACAACTCTAAACCAAAGATAAATAATGTCCTAATGAAGTGGAATCGACTTTCCATTACGACGACATAAGAGGCACGGCCACCTCATCGAAATAGGTTACGAGCTAGAATGCATAATTTTTTTAAAAGATCAATCTATTGTAAATATAATTTTCTTAGCTGCTTCAAATTCCTTTTCGTCTGCCATGATAAATTTTAATACGTCTTCTGGTATGATTAAAGTTTTATGATGACCCATATCCTTTCGAATAAGGATGAATAATTCAAGAAATGTTCTTAAGTGACGTGGGTCGTTAGGATAGGACGTCCTGGTTACATCCCATTCAATAAGTTTTCTGACAATCGGATCAGGGGCATATATAATGAGGTCTTTTTTGATATCGATTAATCGTGATACCAGATCAGATTCCGTCGTAATATTTAGTTTTTTCTGTAATTTAAATACATCAAAAAAGAAGGAAAATATTTCGTGATATACTTTATATT of Hymenobacter sublimis contains these proteins:
- a CDS encoding barstar family protein → MTLDLTGITSKVAIHQLFKEKLGFEEWYGPSWDAFWDSIVAIAEMPPVLTLTNWEEFAQHCPHDMGILRRVIQDYNQEMAPKRMALG